Genomic segment of Aliiroseovarius sp. M344:
GCGGCTCAGGCGTTCCATCCGGGTTTTGTCGCCAAGGATGGACCCGCCAGACCGGGCCGAACTAGGGTCAACTGCAAGCACCGCAACCCTAAGACCCTTTGCAATCAGGAACATGCCGAAGGCTTCGATGAAGGTCGATTTGCCGACACCCGGCGTGCCTGACAAGCCAATGCGCAAAGCCTGACGTCCAGCCGGGGCCAACTGATCCAGCAGCTCGCCCGCCTGCTTTCGGTGATCGGCACGGCCGCTTTCCACCAGTGTGATCGCACGTGCCAAAGCCCGCCGCTCGCCTGCGGCCACCCGATTTGCCAGATCCTGAATGTCCATCTCGCCTCCAACTTTCGCACTGTCATGCCGCGCGACACGCGGTCTGTCCAGAGGCCCAGCGCTAACAGTGGGCAAACAAGCAGCTAGCATCTGGACCCAGACCGGTTGAAACCCGATAAGAGGGCATGCACAGCGATCTGCCCATCCATGACGCCCTTCCCGCCCTTCTGACCGCTTTGCGGGACGCGGGGCGCGCGGTGTTGATGGCACCGCCGGGGGCAGGCAAAACCACTGTCGTACCGCTGGCAATGCTTGAGGCACGCGTTTTCAGCGGCAAGCTTGTCATGTTGGAACCGCGTCGTCTGGCTGCGCGCGCCGCTGCCGAACGCATGGCGCAAACACTGGGTGAAGCTGTTGGGGACACCGTCGGATATCGCATTCGCGGGGAAGCAAAGACCAGCAAAGCCACCCGGATCGAGGTTGTGACCGAAGGCATCCTGACCCGAATGCTGCAATCTGATCCGTCGCTGGTTGGAATCGGCGCGGTGATTTTTGACGAATTTCACGAACGGTCCCTGAACGCGGATCTTGGCCTTGCCCTGACCTGGGAGGCCATGCAGGCGCTGCGCGAGGATTTGCAACTGGTCGTCATGTCCGCCACCCTGGACGCAGATCCGGTTGCAGATCTGCTGGACGCGGCGCCCATTGTTCGCTCGGACGGGCGTGCCTTTGCGGTAGAAACCCGGCACCTGCCCGCCCCTTTGCCCAAAACAGCGCGCCTGCCCGACGCAACCGCGACGCTGGTGCGGCAAGCTGTTGAGGAAACCGAGGGCGGCATTCTGGTCTTTTTGCCCGGCGAGGGCGAAATCCGTCGGACTGAGGCGGCACTTGGCCCTCATCTGCCAGCGGATTGCCACCTTCATCCCTTGTTCGGCGCGATGGATTTTGCAGCCCAGCGCGCCGCGATCGCCCCGGCCAGGTCGGGGCGCAAAATCGTTCTGGCCACATCCATTGCAGAGACGTCCCTGACCATTCAGGACATTCGCGTCGTCGTTGATGCTGGCCAAGCGCGGCGCGCCCGGTTTGATCCCGGATCGGGCATGTCGCGTCTGGTCACAGAGCGCGTGTCAAAGGCCGAGGCCGAGCAGCGCCGGGGGCGTGCCGGTCGCGTTGCTGAAGGCGTCTGTTACCGGCTGTGGACCAAAGGCGAAGAGGGCGGGTTGCCCCCGTATCCGCCAGCCGAGATCGAAACCGCCGATCTAGCACCGCTGGCTTTGGAGCTTGCGGTTTGGGGATCGCCGGATGGGAGCGACCTTTCCTTTCTGACACCACCCAACGCGGGCGTGCTGGCCGAGGCCCAGACGCTTTTGCTTGCGCTTGGTGCGCTGGATGGCGCAGGCCGTATCACGCCACACGGCAGAACCTTAGCCCGGTTGCCCATGCACCCGCGCCTTGGGCACATGCTGGCAACTGCAGGACCAGATGCCGCTGACCTCGCAGCCCTGTGGGGTGAGCGAGATCCGCTGCCGCGACATGCGCCGAACGACCTATCCCTTAGGCTGGACGCCATTCGCGACCCGAAATTATTCGAGGCGCGGCGCGGCATTTCACCCAACAGGGGTGTGATCGAACGCATCCTGTCCGAGGCACGCCGACTTCGCAAACTTGTGACGCCGACTGACCGCACGCTCAGTGACGCCCAAATGGCCGCTTTGGCTTATCCTGATCGCGTGGGGCTTAGGCGCTCGGGCGATGCCCCTCGATTTGTTCTGTCTGGTGGCAAAGGCGCGGTGATGGACGCGCATGACCCACTCGCAAATGCCCGGCTGATCGTCGCGACCGACACCGATGGCAACCCGCGCGAGGCTCGGATCCGGCAAGCCATCCAGATTGGCGAAGGTGAACTGCGCGAGATGTTTGCCGATCAAATCGCCTGGGTCGACCACTGCGCATGGTCCAAACGGGACGGACGTGTCGTCGCCCGAAGGCTGGAACAGCTGGGCGCTGTGGTACTGGACGACCGCATGTGGAAGGACGCGCCAGAACAGGACGTGGCCCGCGCCATGTTGGATGGCATTCGCGAATTGGGTTTGCGCCCTTCTGACGCGTCGCGCAGGTTCATCGCACGGGTCGAGCTGTTGCGGGCAGGTGGTGTCGCCCTGCCGGACATGTCCGATCCCGCCCTTCTGGATACTCTGGACGATTGGCTGTTGCCGCACATCTCGGGCGTTAAGACAGCCACCGAATGGAAACGCTTTGACCTGCTGGATGCCCTGCGCGCCCGACTGGACTGGTCGCAAATGGCGCAGCTTGATCGCGATGCACCCGCCCATTTCACGACACCGATGGGTCGTAAAACACCGATCGACTATTCTGGCGACACGCCCGAAATCAGCCTGCGCTTGCAAGAGATGTTTGGCACGACACACCACCCGATGATTGGCAAAACGCCTTTGCGCGTCACGCTGTTGTCGCCCGCGCAACGCCCGGTGCAGACCACGACCGATATTCCGAATTTCTGGGCCACAAGCTATCAGGATGTGCGCAAAGACATGCGCGGACGTTATCCAAAACACCCCTGGCCCGAAGATCCAACACAGGCCAATCCAACCCTACGGGCGAAACCGCGCAACGGCTGAAATCAGCCACAGTTTTCTGCAAAACCAGCCCTTCACAGGCCGTTTACTTGCATTCTGCCCCATAAATCCCATATTTAATGGATATAAAAATAACCGAGCAAAAAGCTCAGAACGCGCAGGTACAAAATGTCATCCTTACTAGAACAGGCTTGGAATGAAGTCGTCAAACCCCTGTTTCAACGCCCGAAACGATTGCAGGTGGCCGCGTTGTGCTATCGCGGCGCAGGCGATGACAAAGAAGTGCTGCTGGTGACATCGCGCGGAACTGGGCGTTGGATCTTACCCAAAGGCTGGCCGATGGACGGCAAGAACGCAGCCGAGGCCGCCCGGCAGGAAGCTTGGGAAGAAGCCGGTGTCTCAGAAGGCCAACTGGATCGCACCTCGATCGGCGCCTTCGACTCTGAGAAAGAGATGGATTTCGGGGGCATCGCCCGTTGCACAACATCTGTTTTCCCGCTGAAGGTTGAAAAGCTCGATGATGATTTTCCCGAAGCAGATGAACGCAGGCGGACCTGGGTTCCGGCTGAACGTGCTGCCGAAATGGTGGCTGAAAAAGACCTCCAGAAAATCTTGCGCGAATTCTAAGCCACAGCGTTCCAACGCTTAGGCTCAATAAACCCGAATCTGTTGCATTTGCTGCCCTGACCGTCTAGCGCAGGCGCTAAATTGTGACGGCTGCGTAACGGCCGTATAACAACCTGCCGGCCAAGGGGTGGAATGATGAGCGCAGACAATCGTGGCAGCCAGTGGAAAACGCTGGACAAAGACCTGAACCGCATAAGTCAGGTCGAATACGCCGCGCAGTATGTTTCCCGACCACTGGTCGGTATGGGCGTAGCTCTCGCTTTCATCGTTATTGCGGCTTTGGGGGCAGCGGTCTTCTTCGGTCAAACACCAACGTCTTTGGTTGTTGTGATTGCCGCGGCGTTTGGCGCTTACATGGCGTTGAATATCGGCGCCAATGATGTTGCCAACAATATGGGCCCAGCTGTAGGGGCGAACGCGCTGACTATGGGTGGCGCAATTTTCATTGCCATCATTTGCGAAAGCGCTGGCGCGCTCTTGGCGGGAGGCGATGTTGTCTCGACCATCTCAAAAGGAATCATTGACCCATCGGGTTTTGATCAGTCGCGCGCCTTCGTCTGGGCGATGATGGCTGCCCTGATCTCGTCGGCGCTTTGGGTGAACCTGGCCACCTGGGTCGGTGCGCCGGTCTCGACAACCCACTCCGTCGTCGGCGGCGTTATGGGGGCAGGTATCGCAGCCGCCGGATTTGCCGCCGTTAACTGGCCAACAATGGGCAAGATCGCAGCCTCTTGGGTGATATCCCCCGTTTTGGGCGGCGCGATTGCGGCGCTCTTCCTTGCCTTGATCAAACACAAAATCATCTACCAAGACGATAAAATCGCCGCCGCAAAACGGTGGGTTCCGGTTCTGATCGGCATCATGGCCGCCGCATTTGGCACTTACCTGTCGATCAAAGGGCTGAAACAGATCATCAAAATTGACCTTGGAACTGCCCTGCTGATCGGCGCCGCAGCTGGCGTCATCACTTATGTTGTTTCAGCCCCGTTGATCGCGCGTCAAGCTAAGGGGCTCGAGAACCGAACCAAGTCCCTGAAGACCCTCTTTGCCCTGCCTTTGATCTTCTCTGCCGCCCTGTTGTCCTTTGCTCATGGGGCAAATGACGTGGCAAACGCCGTCGGGCCTCTGGCCGCGATTGTCCACGTGGAAAGCGTGGGCGACGTTGCGGCCAAAGTGACCATTCCGACATGGGTCATGGTCATCGGCGCCTTCGGCATCAGCTTCGGCCTGATGCTGTTTGGCCCGAAACTGATCCGCATGGTGGGCAGCCAGATCACCAAACTAAACCCGATGCGCGCCTATTGCGTGGCGCTGTCGGCGGCCATCACGGTGATCGTCGCCAGCTGGCTGGGCCTGCCCGTCAGTTCGACCCATATCGCCGTGGGCGGCGTTTTCGGCGTCGGGTTCTATCGCGAACACCATATGGAGCGCCGCCTGCGTCGGTCCACCGCCGCCCGCCCCGAAGTCAAACGCATCGCGCCCGAAGAACGCCGTCGCCGCAAACTGGTGCGCCGCTCCCATTTCATGACCATCGTTGCGGCCTGGGTGATCACGGTTCCGGCCGCAGCTCTCATGTCAGCTGTAATTTTCTACGTGCTGAACGCCATCGCGGCCTGAACCCCACCGCTGCCCGCCAACCTTCTTCTGGCCCGAAATATCCTGGGGTAGGTGCCACGCGCAGTGTGGCACCGTAGGGGCAAAGCCCCTGCCCGGCCTTGCGACCAAAGCCTATTTCCCCAAACACCAGCGCATCACGGCCTTCTGGGCGTGCAACCGGTTCTCGGCTTCGTCAAAGATCACAGATTGCGGGCCGTCCATGACCGAATTCGTCACTTCCTCTTCCCGGTGCGCGGGCAGACAATGCATGAACAGCGCGTCGGGCTTGGCATGGGCCATCAGCGCATCGTTGATCTGATAGGGCCGAAGCAGGTTGTGGCGCCGCTCGCGGGCTGACGGCGCGTCGTGCATCGACACCCATGTATCGGCAACCAGAAGGTCCGCCCCTTCGACTGCTTTTACCGGGTCGCGAACGATTTCAACATTGGCGCCTTTGGCGCGCGCCTCCTGCACAAACATGGCCTCAGGGTCCAGCACTTCCGGACCGGTGAAGGTCACATCAAAGCCGAACTGTCCGGCGGCGTGCAGGAACGAGGCGCAAACATTGTTGCCATCGCCCGCCCAGACAACCTTCTTGCCTGCGATCGAGCCGCGATGCTCTTCGTAGGTCAGAATATCAGCCATGATCTGGCAGGGATGCGAGCGGTTGGTCAGGCCGTTGATCACCGGCACATCGGCATATTCCGCCATTTCCAGCAGCGTGGCTTCCTCAAACGTGCGGATCATGATCAGGTCGACATAGCGGCTGAGCACCTTGGCGGTGTCGGCCACGGTCTCACCATGACCCAACTGCATCTCGGACCCGGACAGCACCATGGTCTCACCGCCCATCTGGCGCACGCCCACGTCAAAGCTGACGCGGGTCCGGGTGGACGGCTTTTCAAAGATTAACGCGACCATGTGGCCGTCAAGCGGCCGTTCGTCGTCCAGCGCTGCCTTGGGGCGACCTGCGCGCGCGGTTTTGATGCGGTGCGCTTCGGCCATCATGCCGGTCAGGTCTTCGGGGCTTGTCTTGTTGATGTCCAGAAAATGCTTCATGGGTTCTGGCCCTCCACGGCCTTGGCAGCGGTGTCCAGACGCGCGACGGCCTCGGACATGTCTTCGTCTTCAATGGTAAGGGCTGGCAGGATGCGCAGCACGTTATCGGCAGCCGGAACACACAGCACCCCCGCGCCATAACAGGCTTTCAACACATCGGTGTTGGGCGCTTTGCAGATCAAACCCAACATCAGGCCCGCGCCTCGGACGCCCACGAAAACATCAGGATGTGCCGCAACCAGACCTTCCAGCTTTTGGCGGAGCAGCCCCGATTTGCGGCGCACCTCTTCAAGAAACGCCTCATCCGACACGATTTCTGTCACTTCAGCGCCAATGGCACAGGCCAACGGGTTGCCGCCATAGGTCGAGCCATGGGTGCCCGCAACCATACCACTTGCGGCGTCTTCGGTCGCAAGAACCGCGCCCAGTGGGAATCCGCCCCCAATGCCCTTTGCGACCATCATGATATCGGGTGTCACACCCGACCATTCATGAGCGAACAGTTTACCCGTCCGGCCCATACCGCATTGCACTTCATCAAAGATCAACAGCGCGCCGGTTTTGTCACACGCCGCGCGGATCGCTTTTAGCTCTGCGTCAGGCACAGGGCGAATGCCGCCCTCGCCCTGCACCGGCTCGATGATTACAGCGGCGATGTCCTCACCCGCCAAAGCGTTGGTCAGTCCATCCAGATCCCCGAAAGGCAGATGCGTAAATCCGGGCAAAAGCGGGCCGAAGCCCTTGGTCAGTTTCTCGCCGCCAGCCGCAGCAATCCCCGCTGATGATCGGCCATGGAACGATCCTTCAAACCCGATGACCCGTGTGCGCTCGGGCTGGCCTTTATCATGCCAGTATTTCCGCGCCATCTTGACGGCAAGTTCGCACGCTTCTGTGCCCGAATTTGTAAAGAAAGCTGTATCCGCAAAGGTAAGATCGACCAGCGTATCAGCCAGCTTCCGCTGTTCGGGAATGGTATAGAGGTTGGACACGTGCCACAGCTTTCCGCCTTGTTCAGCCAGCACCTTGACCAGCGCCGGGTGCGCGTGGCCCAGCGCGTTGACCGCAATGCCAGCCCCCAGATCAACGTATCGCTCGCCGCGCTCCGTGATCAGCCAACTGCCCTGACCCCGCTCAAAAGCAAGGTCTACACGGTTATAGGTCGGAAGAAGCGACGGGATCATGTCGGTATCCTTTATAAAAGAAGCCCTTGGGTGCCGTATGGCTGGCTTCAAGTCAACAATTTCAAAAGAGGACTGCGCAAAAGCGCGGGAACAAACAGAACGTAACGTCAGACGCAGAAGCGTCGGCGTCGGGTGGCAGCGATATGCAAGTGTTTGTTCATAAGCTCGGCATAAGCGAAGGCAAATCGTCTGTCCACACTTTTCAATCGCCTCGCCGCCCGGTAAGCGGGGCCGATGGAAACACGCCCCAATCCCCTCGCCGCAGCAGGCTTTATGCTGCTGGCATCATCCCTGATTGCGGGCACGACGCTGATGGCCAAACTTGTCGGGCGCGACGTGTTGGGCGACCCATTACATCCGCTGCAGATCAGCCATGGCCGGTTCCTGTTTGCCTTTCTGGCAATCAGTTCGGTCGTGGGAATCGTCCGCCCGACGATCAGAACCGCGAACCTGCCTTTGCACATCGCCCGGTCGGCGTCTGGCTGGACTGGCATTTCCCTTATGTTCGCAGCGGTTGCGTTCATACCCTTGGCGGATGCCACCGCCATCAGCTTTCTGAACCCAGTTTTTGCAATGATTCTTGCCATTCCCCTGTTGGGCGAGCGTGTCGGGCCGATCCGGTGGTTTGCCGCGGCGACGGCCTTGGTGGGCGCATTGATCTTGATCCAGCCTGGCGCTGGAAGCGTCCATCCGGCCGCCCTTCTGGCACTGGTTGCAGCGATGGTCATGGGGTTTGAGATCACCCTGATCAAACGGCTCACGGGGCGCGAGGCTCCGTTGCAGATCCTGTGGATAAACAATGGCATTGGCCTGACCATAGCGACGTTGGCCGTCATTTGGGTTTGGCAGCCTCCGACACCAGCCCAATGGGCAGCGTTGGCGGCATTAGGTTTCATGATGGCACTGGCCCAAACCTGCTTCATCCAGTCGATGAAGCGCGCCGACGCCAGCTTTGTCGTACCGTTCTCATACGCCACGTTGCTGTTTGCAGGTCTTTATGATTTCACCGCTTTCGGGGTCGTTCCTGTGACCACAAGCCTGTTAGGGGCCGGGATAATCATCGCCGGCGGCATCTTGTTGGCATGGCGCGAAAGTCGCAGGTCGCGCTGATCCCGTATCTGCGCTTGTATCCCCCGCGCCTATGACTAAAATAGGCGCTTGTGAATTCACTGGGCTGTCCGGGCCATACCCGGCAGTCGACCCCAAAAACGGGAAGAAATATGTCCTGGACCGACGATCGCGTTGAAATCCTGAAAAAGATGTGGGGCGAGGGGCAATCAGCCTCCGTCATCGCCAAAGAACTTGGGGGTGTGACCCGCAATGCTGTGATTGGCAAGGTGCACCGTCTGGGCCTGTCAAACCGGTCTGGTGGTGGCTCGAAAGCTCCGGCCAAGGAAAAGGCTGCGCCCAAGGCCGCCGCCAAACCTAAGGCCCCACCCAAAAAGGCCGCGGCTAAGAAAGAGGCGGAAGCCGCCTCAAAACCTGCTGCCGAAGCCCGACCCATTCCGGCGCGCAAGCAGATCATTCCGGCAGGCCAACCCCTGCCGCCACAGCCGTCGGCTAACGAAATCAGCCCCGAAGCGCTGGCATCGGTGCGTGAAGTTGAAAAAGGCGCTAAGAAGCTGCACTTGATGGAACTGACCGAACGGACTTGCAAATGGCCCATCGGCGATCCGGCGACCGAAGAATTCTGGTTCTGCGGCCTGCCCGTTCAGCAAGGCAAACCCTATTGCGAGGCGCATGTAGGCGTCGCGTTCCAGCCCATGTCCTCGCGTCGCGACCGCAAACGGTAAGACCGTCACGAAATTCAGACCAAAGGCGCGTTGGGCAACCTGCGCGCCTTTTTTCATGTCTGCACGCCCATGCGATGTGCGCTTTTGCTTTCCAGCCTGCCCACATGCGGCTATATGCGCGCCATGACAGATCCAGTGAACCCACCAAACCTTCGTCCTGACCTTGCCCCGAAAGCCCGGTTCTCCGAGCCCAAGCGCGATGGCCAGCCGACCATCGGCATGGTCAGCCTTGGCTGCCCCAAGGCGCTGGTCGACAGTGAACGCATCCTGACGCGCCTGCGCGCCGAAGGCTATGCGATCAGCCCGGACTATACCGGGGCCGACGCGGTGATCGTGAACACATGTGGATTTCTGGATTCAGCCAAGGCCGAAAGCCTTGAGGCCATCGGCGAAGCGCTGAATGAAAACGGCCGCGTGATCGTCACCGGCTGTCTGGGCGCGGAAGAGGATTATATCCGCGGCACCCATCCCAGCGTTCTGGCCGTGACTGGACCGCATCAGTATGAACAGGTTCTGGATGCCGTACACGGCGCCGTGCCGCCCAACCCCGACCCGTTTGTGGACCTGTTGCCTGCGACCGGTGTGTCGCTGACCCCGCGCCATTACAGCTATCTGAAAATCTCGGAAGGCTGCAATCACAAGTGCAAGTTCTGCATCATTCCCGATATGCGCGGCAAGCTCGCCTCCCGCCCTGCCCACGCAGTGATCCGCGAGGCAGAGAAGTTGGTCGAGGCTGGCGTCAAGGAACTGCTGGTCATCAGTCAGGATACGTCAGCGTATGGTGTCGATATCAAACACGCCGAAGATCGCGGGCATCGTGCCCATATCACCGATCTGGCCCGCGACCTTGGATCGCTGGGGGCTGGGCGCGATCTGTGGGTGCGCCTGCACTATGTCTATCCCTATCCGCATGTCCGCCAGTTGATCCCGCTGATGGCAGACGGGCTGATCCTGCCTTATCTGGACATCCCGTTCCAACACGCCCATCCCGATACGCTCAAACGTATGGCGCGCCCGGCGGCGGCGTCTAAAACGCTGGACGAGATCGCCGCGTGGCGCGCGACCTGCCCGGACATTACCCTGCGGTCCACTTTCATCGTCGGCTATCCCGGCGAGACTGAGGACGAATTCCAGACGCTTCTGGATTGGATGGACGAAGCACAGTTGGACCGCGTCGGCTGCTTCCAATACGAAAACGTCGATGGCGCCCGGTCAAACACCCTGCCCGACCACGTCCCAGCCGAGGTCAAACAAGATCGTTGGGACCGGTTCATGGAAAAGGCTCAAGCTATCTCTGAGGCAAAACTCGCTGCGAAAGTTGGTCAGCGCATGGACGTGATCATTGACGACATCGACGAAGATGGCATCGCCACCTGCCGTACCAAAGCCGATGCGCCCGAAATCGACGGCAACCTGTTCATCGACGAAGGCACCGAGGCGATGACCGTCGGAGAGATTGTCCGCGTCGAAGTGGATGAGGCCGGGGAATACGATTTGTGGGGCGTAGCGCGCAAGGCATAACCTCTTTACCCTTCTATCATTGATCCAATACGCCACGTCGGGCGTATTCAACACAATGTAGGGAGGTTTCTTGAATGCGTTATCTGCTTATCGTCATTGCGTTTGTCTGGGGAAATGCTGTGCCCGCGCAGGCCCAAGATCTGTCCATCAAGGATGTGATCGCGTCACAGATCGAAGCCTTCGAGGCCGACGATCTCGAAACGGCATTCTCCTTCGCCTCGCCCAATATCCAGTCCATTTTCGGAACGCCCGAAAACTTTGGCAGCATGGTGAGCGGAAGCTATCCAATGGTCTGGCGCCCATCCGACATCACGTTTCTGAACAGCGAGAACAGAAACGGCTCGACCTGGCAGCGCCTGAAGGTCACGGATCGTCAGGGCGCCGGTTTCTGGTTCATTTATGAGATGATCTTGATTGACGACAAGTGGCGGATCAATGGCGTGTTCAAGATCGACGCTCCGGGGTTGAATGCCTAAGCGCGCTTGATTGGTGTCAGGGCAATGTATTGTTATTTCTGCCAGTCTGTGCCTTGATTATCTCCTTAAAAAAGGGAGATCGGACCATGGTGGCAGCGGCGAGAGAAGTCTCTGGTAAGTGTCTTTGCGGCAAGGTTAAATTTCGCGCGACAGCCACAAATCCGACGATCGCCGCCTGCCATTGCGACATGTGCCGAGGTTGGTCGTCCGGTCCCTATTTTGAGATCACGTGCCAAGACCTGTCCTTCGAGGGGGCCGACAATATCACGACATTCCGCTCGTCCGAATGGGCAGAGCGCGGGTTCTGCAAGACCTGCGGATCAAACCTGTATTACCATATCATTGATGCAGATGAGTATCAGATGTCCGCTGGCCTTTTGGATGACACATCAGACCTGAGCCTGTCGTTACAGGTGTTTACCGACAGCAAACCGTCCTTCTACACGCTGGCAGACAAGACTAAGATGATGACAGGGGCTGAAGTCTTTGCTGCCTACGCGCAATCGGAGGACTAGTGCCGAAGCATAAGCTTGCGATGTCACCTGCGTTACACGCACGCGACTCGCCAGACCGCATCCAGCCGCCTATCCACGCGTTTCTGGCGCCGCCGATGTCAGTTACTCAGTTGGCCAACCCGTCCACCGAACGTGTCACCGGCACCAAGCCTTCGTCAGCTATCTGTCAGGTCTAAACTCGGCCCTATTACACCAAATACTTGTTGAAATGCGCCAACGTGCGGTCCCATGCCAGTGTTGCGGCGGCCTCGTCATAGCGGGGAGTGGTGTCATTGTGAAAACCGTGATTCACACCCGCGTAGATATGAGCTTCGTACGTTTTACCCGCTGCCATCAAAGCCTCTTCATAGGCGGGCCAGCCAGCATTGATGCGCTCATCCAGTTCGCCATAGTGAATGAGAAGCGGTGCATTGATCTCGGGTACATCGGCAGCGTCTGGTTGGCGGCCATAGAACGGCACCGAGGCTGCCATGTTGGGATACGCCACGGCCAGCGCATTGCACACGCCGCCCCCGTAGCAGAAGCCAACGGCACCGACTTTGCCGGTTGACCCTTCATGGCCCACCAGAAACTCGAACGCCGCGAAAAAGTCTTCCATCAGCTTGCCGCCATCCAGCTCTTTTTGCATCGTGCGCCCGTCATCGTCATTGCCGGGATAGCCGCCGAGGGGCGTCAAACCGTCCGGACCAAAGGCAAGGAAACCAGCCTTGGCGGTGCGCCGCACTACATCCTCGATATAAGGATTGAGACCACGATTTTCGTGAACAACCAGTACCGCAGGCAACAGGCCAGTCGCGCCGGCCGGTTTGGCCATCAAGCCTTTGATCGTGCCGTGACCATCCGGGCTTTCATACTCAACAACCTCGGTCTCGATCGCGGGGTCATCCGGCGCCACCTGTTGGGCTAGCGCATAATTCGGTTGCAAACTTTCCAAAAGCGCAGCCGCCGTTACTCCAGCCGCGGCATATTTCGTCGCGTTGGTCAGAAACTGGCGTTTGGTCATCTTGCCATGCACGTAGCCGTCGTAAAGTTCAAGCAAACGCGGGTCGAAATCGGAAGCACTTTTACGTTTCATAACAATCTCCTGCTGGGTGTTAACTGTGAAAAGCGGGACGGATAGCGTCGAAACAGCATGTCTGTCGCGCGGATAGTTCCAAGCCCGCAGCCGACAGATCCTGCCGATCACTCTAGACTGCGGGCGCAAGCTGTCTATTCACATTCCCTTGCATAGGTTATTCAGGCAGAAACCGGCGCGAGGTCTTCGTGCATTATTACGCGTGGCGTGCTGGTTTGGACCAACTCAAATTAGCCCTCTGTCGACACGCTAAACAGCACCCAGCCATCGATCCGTGCGACTTCGGTGCCGCCGGTTTCGGTCATGAACACGCCCAACCCTTCGTAGTCTTCCGGGCAAGCGACAAGATCTGCCGTGTGATCAAGGAATTCGACGGTTTCGGCGCTTTCACCAACGCGGCGGCATTGATCACCATCGGCGCGG
This window contains:
- the hrpB gene encoding ATP-dependent helicase HrpB, with the translated sequence MHSDLPIHDALPALLTALRDAGRAVLMAPPGAGKTTVVPLAMLEARVFSGKLVMLEPRRLAARAAAERMAQTLGEAVGDTVGYRIRGEAKTSKATRIEVVTEGILTRMLQSDPSLVGIGAVIFDEFHERSLNADLGLALTWEAMQALREDLQLVVMSATLDADPVADLLDAAPIVRSDGRAFAVETRHLPAPLPKTARLPDATATLVRQAVEETEGGILVFLPGEGEIRRTEAALGPHLPADCHLHPLFGAMDFAAQRAAIAPARSGRKIVLATSIAETSLTIQDIRVVVDAGQARRARFDPGSGMSRLVTERVSKAEAEQRRGRAGRVAEGVCYRLWTKGEEGGLPPYPPAEIETADLAPLALELAVWGSPDGSDLSFLTPPNAGVLAEAQTLLLALGALDGAGRITPHGRTLARLPMHPRLGHMLATAGPDAADLAALWGERDPLPRHAPNDLSLRLDAIRDPKLFEARRGISPNRGVIERILSEARRLRKLVTPTDRTLSDAQMAALAYPDRVGLRRSGDAPRFVLSGGKGAVMDAHDPLANARLIVATDTDGNPREARIRQAIQIGEGELREMFADQIAWVDHCAWSKRDGRVVARRLEQLGAVVLDDRMWKDAPEQDVARAMLDGIRELGLRPSDASRRFIARVELLRAGGVALPDMSDPALLDTLDDWLLPHISGVKTATEWKRFDLLDALRARLDWSQMAQLDRDAPAHFTTPMGRKTPIDYSGDTPEISLRLQEMFGTTHHPMIGKTPLRVTLLSPAQRPVQTTTDIPNFWATSYQDVRKDMRGRYPKHPWPEDPTQANPTLRAKPRNG
- a CDS encoding NUDIX hydrolase encodes the protein MSSLLEQAWNEVVKPLFQRPKRLQVAALCYRGAGDDKEVLLVTSRGTGRWILPKGWPMDGKNAAEAARQEAWEEAGVSEGQLDRTSIGAFDSEKEMDFGGIARCTTSVFPLKVEKLDDDFPEADERRRTWVPAERAAEMVAEKDLQKILREF
- a CDS encoding inorganic phosphate transporter; amino-acid sequence: MSADNRGSQWKTLDKDLNRISQVEYAAQYVSRPLVGMGVALAFIVIAALGAAVFFGQTPTSLVVVIAAAFGAYMALNIGANDVANNMGPAVGANALTMGGAIFIAIICESAGALLAGGDVVSTISKGIIDPSGFDQSRAFVWAMMAALISSALWVNLATWVGAPVSTTHSVVGGVMGAGIAAAGFAAVNWPTMGKIAASWVISPVLGGAIAALFLALIKHKIIYQDDKIAAAKRWVPVLIGIMAAAFGTYLSIKGLKQIIKIDLGTALLIGAAAGVITYVVSAPLIARQAKGLENRTKSLKTLFALPLIFSAALLSFAHGANDVANAVGPLAAIVHVESVGDVAAKVTIPTWVMVIGAFGISFGLMLFGPKLIRMVGSQITKLNPMRAYCVALSAAITVIVASWLGLPVSSTHIAVGGVFGVGFYREHHMERRLRRSTAARPEVKRIAPEERRRRKLVRRSHFMTIVAAWVITVPAAALMSAVIFYVLNAIAA
- the argF gene encoding ornithine carbamoyltransferase, with product MKHFLDINKTSPEDLTGMMAEAHRIKTARAGRPKAALDDERPLDGHMVALIFEKPSTRTRVSFDVGVRQMGGETMVLSGSEMQLGHGETVADTAKVLSRYVDLIMIRTFEEATLLEMAEYADVPVINGLTNRSHPCQIMADILTYEEHRGSIAGKKVVWAGDGNNVCASFLHAAGQFGFDVTFTGPEVLDPEAMFVQEARAKGANVEIVRDPVKAVEGADLLVADTWVSMHDAPSARERRHNLLRPYQINDALMAHAKPDALFMHCLPAHREEEVTNSVMDGPQSVIFDEAENRLHAQKAVMRWCLGK
- a CDS encoding aspartate aminotransferase family protein, whose translation is MIPSLLPTYNRVDLAFERGQGSWLITERGERYVDLGAGIAVNALGHAHPALVKVLAEQGGKLWHVSNLYTIPEQRKLADTLVDLTFADTAFFTNSGTEACELAVKMARKYWHDKGQPERTRVIGFEGSFHGRSSAGIAAAGGEKLTKGFGPLLPGFTHLPFGDLDGLTNALAGEDIAAVIIEPVQGEGGIRPVPDAELKAIRAACDKTGALLIFDEVQCGMGRTGKLFAHEWSGVTPDIMMVAKGIGGGFPLGAVLATEDAASGMVAGTHGSTYGGNPLACAIGAEVTEIVSDEAFLEEVRRKSGLLRQKLEGLVAAHPDVFVGVRGAGLMLGLICKAPNTDVLKACYGAGVLCVPAADNVLRILPALTIEDEDMSEAVARLDTAAKAVEGQNP
- a CDS encoding DMT family transporter, which translates into the protein METRPNPLAAAGFMLLASSLIAGTTLMAKLVGRDVLGDPLHPLQISHGRFLFAFLAISSVVGIVRPTIRTANLPLHIARSASGWTGISLMFAAVAFIPLADATAISFLNPVFAMILAIPLLGERVGPIRWFAAATALVGALILIQPGAGSVHPAALLALVAAMVMGFEITLIKRLTGREAPLQILWINNGIGLTIATLAVIWVWQPPTPAQWAALAALGFMMALAQTCFIQSMKRADASFVVPFSYATLLFAGLYDFTAFGVVPVTTSLLGAGIIIAGGILLAWRESRRSR